In Aegilops tauschii subsp. strangulata cultivar AL8/78 chromosome 3, Aet v6.0, whole genome shotgun sequence, one genomic interval encodes:
- the LOC109771730 gene encoding putative pentatricopeptide repeat-containing protein At3g11460, mitochondrial: MTTEPSTSATTSTAAALAGDANGTEPWSARVRTLSRLGRHREVLALLRGGDPSPPPHALALPAAVISCTALSLVSGVAQIQALGHKRGLLPSSDAYLLSSLLSSYSRLGLLPRAHQLLDEMPLASTPPTTLRTAFNSLISGCALHALPAACFALFRRMRAAGAPFDAVTLMTLLPAAPHSLVPQLHALAGKAGLAAETNVANCLISAYARRGAGLARQVFDEMPLTSRDIVSWNAVLSAHAQNGLAVDALDLYSRMCGHDGSGVEPDAVTLVGVLSSCAHLGARGVGLGVERYMQERLPGFRANMQLCNSLINFHARCGSLPQAQRLFNEMPRKSIVSWTALITGYGMHGHGDVAVNLFQAMVSEGIRPDNVAMVGLLSACSHAGMYEEGRKYFSAMESTYQLRPTLEHYTCMVDLLGRAGRLKEAQELISSMPMPADGAVWGALLGACKIHKNVEIGEEAFEHVIKLEPSNVGYYVLMANIYTDTGQPDGVVRVRAMMRERGLKKEPGCSYVEHKGRVHLFMADDHSHPQAKRIYELVIKLEQMVTEKTDGTVENGQGRVDEGYSGKMAAPLIGFHSEKLAVAFGMLNTDDSEIVVIKNLRICGDCHSFLKAVSAIVNRAFLVRDASRFHRFEGGACSCKDYW; the protein is encoded by the coding sequence ATGACCACCGAGCCTTCCACTTCCGCGACgacctccaccgccgccgccttaGCAGGCGACGCTAATGGCACGGAGCCATGGAGCGCCCGGGTGCGCACCTTGTCGCGCCTCGGCCGGCACCGGGAGGTCCTAGCCCTGCTACGCGGCGGCgacccctcgccgccgccgcacgccctTGCGCTACCAGCCGCGGTCATCTCTTGCACGGCGCTATCCCTGGTCTCCGGCGTCGCCCAGATACAGGCACTCGGTCACAAGCGCGGCCTGCTCCCTTCCTCCGACGCCTACCTCCTCTCCTCGCTGCTCTCCTCCTACTCCCGCCTCGGCCTGCTCCCACGCGCCCACCAACTCCTCGACGAAATGCCCCTCGCGTCCACGCCTCCCACCACGCTCCGCACCGCCTTCAACTCCCTCATCTCCGGATGCGCGCTGCACGCGCTCCCGGCCGCCTGCTTCGCCCTCTTCCGCCGCATGCGGGCGGCCGGCGCCCCCTTCGACGCCGTCACGCTCATGACGCTGCTCCCTGCCGCTCCTCATAGCCTCGTGCCGCAGCTCCATGCCCTCGCGGGGAAAGCAGGGCTGGCCGCCGAGACAAACGTGGCCAACTGCCTCATATCAGCGTACGCGCGCCGCGGCGCTGGCCTTGCCCGGCAGGTCTTTGACGAGATGCCATTGACCTCCCGTGACATTGTCTCGTGGAACGCCGTGCTCTCGGCCCACGCGCAGAATGGCCTCGCGGTGGACGCCCTTGATCTCTACAGCCGCATGTGTGGCCACGATGGCAGTGGTGTGGAGCCGGACGCCGTGACGCTCGTGGGCGTACTCTCCTCATGTGCCCACCTTGGAGCGCGCGGTGTAGGCCTGGGTGTCGAACGCTACATGCAGGAGAGACTCCCAGGCTTCCGCGCCAACATGCAGCTCTGCAACTCTCTCATCAACTTCCATGCACGCTGCGGCAGTTTGCCCCAGGCACAGCGGCTGTTCAACGAAATGCCTAGGAAGAGCATTGTGTCTTGGACGGCACTGATCACTGGGTACGGCATGCACGGGCATGGCGATGTTGCTGTAAATCTCTTCCAGGCGATGGTGTCAGAAGGCATCCGGCCAGATAATGTCGCAATGGTCGGCCTCTTGTCGGCGTGCAGCCACGCTGGAATGTACGAGGAGGGGCGCAAGTACTTCTCAGCAATGGAGAGTACATACCAGTTGCGACCTACACTGGAGCACTATACCTGCATGGTGGACCTCCTTGGACGGGCCGGCCGTCTCAAGGAGGCGCAAGAACTCATTTCTTCAATGCCCATGCCAGCCGACGGTGCCGTGTGGGGTGCCCTTCTTGGGGCATGCAAGATACATAAGAATGTGGAGATAGGGGAGGAGGCTTTCGAGCATGTCATCAAGCTCGAACCGAGCAATGTGGGCTACTATGTGCTCATGGCGAACATATACACAGACACGGGACAACCGGATGGTGTAGTGAGGGTGCGGGCGATGATGAGGGAGCGCGGGCTCAAGAAGGAGCCTGGGTGCAGCTATgtcgaacacaaggggagggttCATCTCTTCATGGCTGACGACCACTCACATCCGCAGGCAAAGAGGATTTACGAGCTCGTGATTAAGCTTGAACAAATGGTGACGGAGAAAACAGATGGCACTGTGGAAAATGGGCAAGGCAGAGTGGACGAGGGGTACTCTGGGAAGATGGCTGCGCCGTTGATCGGCTTTCACAGTGAGAAGCTCGCTGTGGCCTTTGGTATGCTGAACACTGATGACAGTGAGATTGTGGTGATCAAGAACCTAAGGATATGCGGGGACTGCCACTCTTTCCTGAAGGCGGTCTCTGCAATTGTCAACCGAGCATTTCTCGTCAGGGACGCGAGCCGCTTCCATCGCTTCGAAGGTGGAGCATGCTCCTGCAAAGACTACTGGTGA